In Mobula birostris isolate sMobBir1 chromosome 15, sMobBir1.hap1, whole genome shotgun sequence, the following proteins share a genomic window:
- the sult5a1 gene encoding sulfotransferase family 5A, member 1: MQVPPAMANLNVTVRSSGIDFPGHLHTLQSLQYAQEFQFQDTDTVIITYPKSGTTWMQEILTLIYSDGDTLPAKTIPNWLRAPWIEHYYSESVLVNKSDHRILTSHLPYHFLAKPLKRSNAKVIYVARNPKDVVVSFYHFHKIANFLPEPGTFGEFLDKFLIGEVNYGSWFEHIKEWQSHRDELNFLFITYEELKKDLRKSVTKLCNFLKHPLLPNAVDAIVWHCTFENMKENKMTNYTLAPKEILNHGRGKFMRKGVVGDWKEHFTHEQKQAFEKIFQNEMSNSNITLNYPL, from the exons ATGCAGGTACCACCAGCCATGGCTAACCTCAACGTGACAGTTCGGAGCTCAGGCATCGACTTTCCAGGGCATCTACACACACTGCAGTCTTTACAATACGCTCAGGAGTTCCAGTTTCAGGACACTGATACGGTGATCATTACGTATCCCAAATCAG GTACCACGTGGATGCAGGAGATCCTCACACTTATTTACAGTGATGGGGACACACTGCCTGCAAAAACTATCCCAAACTGGCTTCGGGCTCCATGGATTGAACATTACTATTCTGAGAGTGTTCTAGTGAACAAATCGGACCATCGAATTCTCACCAGTCACCTTCCCTATCACTTCCTCGCCAAGCCTCTCAAACGGTCCAATGCAAAG GTGATTTATGTTGCAAGAAATCCAAAGGACGTAGTTGTTTCTTTTTatcatttccacaaaattgcaAACTTTCTACCCGAGCCTGGGACTTTTGGGGAATTTCTGGACAAATTTTTAATCGGAGAAG tgaattatggatcgTGGTTTGAACATATCAAAGAATGGCAGAGTCACAGGGATGAACTCAACTTCTTATTTATCACCTATGAGGAGCTCAAAAAG GATCTGAGAAAATCTGTCACAAAATTGTGTAACTTTTTGAAGCATCCTCTCTTACCCAATGCAGTAGATGCAATTGTATGGCACTGCACTTTCGAAAACATGAAAGAAAACAAGATGACCAACTACACACTTGCTCCCAAAGAAATATTAAACCACGGAAGAGGAAAATTCATGAGGAAAG GGGTAGTTGGAGACTGGAAGGAGCATTTCACACATGAACAGAAACAAGCTTTTGAGAAAATATTTCAGAATGAAATGAGCAATTCCAACATTACACTCAACTATCCTTTATAG